A region of Lacinutrix sp. Hel_I_90 DNA encodes the following proteins:
- a CDS encoding DUF59 domain-containing protein translates to MSDTVIDTTELGEKIVKVLKTIFDPEIPVDIYELGLIYDVFVNEEYDVKILMTLTTPNCPVAETLPLEVEEKVKSLKDVKNAEVEITFDPPWTQELMSEEAKLELGML, encoded by the coding sequence ATGAGCGATACAGTTATAGATACCACAGAACTAGGAGAAAAAATAGTAAAGGTTTTAAAAACCATTTTCGATCCGGAAATCCCAGTTGACATATATGAACTAGGACTAATTTACGACGTTTTCGTAAATGAAGAATATGATGTTAAAATCTTAATGACTTTAACCACCCCTAATTGCCCAGTTGCAGAAACCTTACCTCTTGAAGTAGAAGAAAAAGTAAAATCACTTAAGGACGTGAAAAACGCTGAAGTTGAAATCACTTTTGATCCGCCATGGACACAAGAGTTAATGAGCGAAGAGGCGAAGTTAGAACTCGGCATGCTATAA
- a CDS encoding DUF3078 domain-containing protein has translation MKKLILVSALLIGMTAMQAQTKEELKTEKAEKQAQADKFQAEADALQAKIEALPGWRKGAFGTIGGSYSEFNNWYSQGSPNNTSANLGFTVNAFANLKQDKFFWRNALNVNLAWVKLDDKDDPTDSAAFREATDVFNISSLYGRNISKTFAISGLTEYRTTLLNNFNDPGYLDVGVGGTWNPTENLFVVIHPLNYNFVFAKEDTVFESSLGAKIVADYTAKFGKVNFKSTFSTFQSYDSSDLSNFTWINSLGYTLWKKIGIGFDFGLRSNKQEALSYALGQYDPMAIPPAVVPTFDNVDNKLQTYWVLGLSYNL, from the coding sequence ATGAAAAAATTAATACTAGTGTCTGCCCTACTCATCGGCATGACTGCTATGCAAGCACAAACTAAAGAAGAACTTAAAACTGAAAAAGCAGAGAAACAAGCGCAAGCAGATAAATTTCAAGCGGAAGCAGATGCCCTTCAAGCAAAAATAGAGGCCTTACCAGGCTGGAGAAAAGGCGCTTTTGGGACTATTGGAGGGAGTTATTCAGAATTTAATAATTGGTACTCACAGGGGTCGCCAAATAACACTTCGGCAAACCTCGGTTTTACGGTAAATGCCTTTGCTAACTTAAAACAGGATAAATTTTTCTGGAGAAATGCTTTAAACGTCAATTTAGCATGGGTTAAACTAGACGACAAAGACGATCCTACTGACAGTGCTGCATTTAGAGAAGCCACAGATGTGTTTAATATTTCGTCTTTATATGGTAGAAATATTAGTAAAACCTTTGCTATTTCTGGTTTAACAGAATACAGAACAACATTATTAAATAATTTTAATGATCCAGGGTATTTAGACGTGGGTGTCGGTGGGACTTGGAATCCTACAGAAAATCTTTTTGTTGTTATTCATCCCTTAAATTACAACTTTGTATTTGCTAAAGAAGACACTGTTTTCGAATCTTCTCTAGGCGCTAAAATCGTTGCCGACTATACTGCAAAATTTGGAAAAGTGAATTTTAAATCTACCTTTTCTACTTTCCAAAGCTATGATAGTAGTGATTTATCAAACTTTACTTGGATAAATTCTTTGGGTTATACATTATGGAAAAAAATTGGTATTGGTTTTGATTTTGGGTTAAGAAGCAACAAACAAGAAGCTTTAAGTTATGCGCTTGGTCAATATGATCCTATGGCTATTCCTCCAGCAGTTGTACCTACATTTGACAACGTGGATAATAAATTACAAACCTATTGGGTGCTTGGGTTGAGTTATAATTTGTAA
- the hflX gene encoding GTPase HflX codes for MLEKKDIELEKAVLIGVVTKEQNEEKSKEYLDELEFLTYTAGGEVKKRFTQKMEMPNPKTYIGTGKMEDVRKYIAENDIGTAIFDDELSSSQERNISKILECKVLDRTNLILDIFAQRAQTSYARTQVELAQCEYLLPRLRGMWTHLERQKGGIGMRGPGETEIETDRRIVRDRITLLKNKIKTIDKQMSVQRGNRGQMVRVALVGYTNVGKSTLMNTVSKSEVFAENKLFATLDTTVRKVVIQNLPFLLSDTVGFIRKLPTQLVDSFKSTLDEVREADLLLHVVDISHPNFEEHIASVNKVLGEIGSSDKPTIMVFNKIDAYQAKPFDDSDLIAERTEEHYSLAEWKKTWMNRVGEDNALFISALNNKNLEDFKKRIYDEVREIHVTRFPYNNFLYPDYDYDAMGEEE; via the coding sequence ATGCTAGAAAAAAAAGATATAGAACTTGAGAAAGCAGTTTTAATAGGTGTAGTAACCAAAGAGCAGAACGAAGAAAAATCTAAAGAATATTTAGATGAGTTAGAGTTTTTAACCTATACAGCTGGTGGAGAAGTTAAGAAACGTTTTACTCAGAAAATGGAGATGCCAAACCCTAAAACCTACATAGGTACGGGTAAAATGGAAGATGTGCGCAAGTACATTGCAGAAAATGACATTGGTACTGCCATTTTTGATGATGAATTATCATCATCACAAGAACGCAATATTAGTAAAATATTAGAATGTAAAGTACTAGATAGAACCAATCTCATTTTAGACATCTTTGCACAACGTGCGCAAACCAGTTACGCCAGAACACAAGTAGAATTAGCACAATGTGAGTATCTATTGCCGCGTTTGCGAGGGATGTGGACCCACCTTGAACGTCAAAAAGGGGGGATTGGAATGCGCGGACCAGGGGAAACCGAAATAGAAACCGATAGACGTATTGTACGCGATCGTATTACCTTACTTAAAAATAAAATAAAAACCATAGACAAGCAAATGTCTGTACAACGTGGTAATCGCGGCCAAATGGTGCGTGTAGCTTTAGTTGGGTATACCAATGTTGGTAAATCGACATTGATGAATACCGTAAGTAAAAGTGAGGTCTTTGCAGAGAACAAACTCTTTGCAACTTTAGATACAACGGTAAGAAAAGTGGTGATTCAAAACCTTCCTTTTTTATTAAGTGACACGGTTGGGTTTATTCGGAAACTGCCAACACAACTTGTAGATAGTTTTAAAAGTACTCTAGATGAGGTGCGTGAGGCCGATTTGTTATTGCACGTCGTAGACATCTCTCATCCTAACTTTGAAGAACACATTGCGTCTGTAAATAAGGTTTTAGGTGAGATTGGGAGTAGCGATAAACCAACCATCATGGTGTTTAACAAGATTGATGCTTACCAAGCGAAACCTTTTGATGACAGCGATTTAATTGCCGAACGTACTGAAGAGCATTATAGCTTAGCAGAATGGAAAAAAACATGGATGAATAGAGTAGGAGAAGACAATGCGCTTTTTATTTCAGCGTTAAACAACAAAAATCTTGAAGATTTTAAAAAACGTATTTATGATGAGGTTCGTGAGATTCACGTGACCCGTTTTCCATACAATAATTTTCTATACCCAGATTATGATTATGACGCGATGGGAGAAGAAGAGTAA
- a CDS encoding transglycosylase domain-containing protein, whose translation MIKKKIAIYLKNKWIKWSLFAIAVASFLVIVFFLSIYFGAFGKLPTSNELSHLKQAEATQVLDKEGKLIGKYYIYDRQPLAYTDFPEHLIEALIATEDVRFYEHDGVDNISLLRVFFKTILFQDQSSGGGSTITLQLAKNLYGRQNQVVLGTLINKLKEGIVAKRIENLYSKKEILTLYLNTVPFPDNTYGIESASRKFFNKSAASLSLSEAATLVGTLKANNYYNPRRHLKESQKRRDVVLHQMLKYDYIAKDKYETTKAQAVILDYQSFNHDLGTAPYFRAQVKKELQIILKAYKKPNGDSYDLYKDGLIIHTTLDYSMQLLAEASMGEHLTALQKAYEASYGKNAPWETNQTLINTATKALVVYKKYKKLGLTEVQIADSLAVKRDIELFEWEGNITKQASPIDSLKHYLKLLNTGMLAIEPKTGAIRTYIGGIDYRYFKYDHVSQSERQVGSTFKPFVYTAAIENGMEPCTYFSPAAITYSNYKNWTPENSGTEEEDPHLNYNLEKALSESLNTIAVKVLDEVGIAKVIAQAKQLGITTTLPEEPSLALGVAEINMSELAGAYASYVNNSKPVKPYYITKIEDKNGNEIVTFEPEIGKAQAYSDYTRQVLLQFMQATVNTGTASRLRKTYNLKNEIAGKTGTTQDNKDGWFVGITPNLVVVNWVGNDNYAIGFKTTGIGQGANSALPIFAGFYQKLNAEAKYNTITKATFEKPSAEVLADLECSKEKRDGFLKRLFGNKKKEREFDAED comes from the coding sequence ATGATTAAAAAAAAGATTGCCATATATCTAAAAAATAAATGGATTAAATGGTCACTGTTTGCAATAGCTGTAGCTTCATTTTTAGTAATTGTATTTTTTCTTAGTATTTATTTTGGCGCCTTTGGGAAACTTCCAACATCCAATGAGCTGAGTCATTTAAAACAAGCCGAGGCGACTCAGGTACTGGATAAAGAGGGCAAATTAATTGGTAAATATTATATTTACGACAGACAGCCTTTGGCCTATACCGATTTTCCCGAACATCTTATTGAGGCACTAATTGCTACTGAAGATGTGCGTTTTTACGAACACGATGGTGTAGACAACATTAGTTTGCTTCGTGTTTTTTTTAAAACCATTCTTTTTCAAGACCAATCTTCTGGAGGCGGAAGTACCATTACCTTACAATTGGCTAAAAACTTATATGGTAGACAAAATCAGGTGGTATTAGGGACGCTCATTAATAAATTAAAGGAAGGGATTGTTGCCAAACGCATTGAAAACCTGTATTCTAAAAAAGAAATCTTAACATTATATCTAAATACGGTGCCCTTTCCAGACAATACCTATGGCATAGAGAGTGCGTCGCGTAAATTTTTTAATAAGTCAGCGGCATCATTATCACTCTCTGAAGCTGCGACACTTGTAGGGACTTTAAAGGCTAACAATTATTACAATCCGAGACGACATTTAAAAGAAAGTCAAAAACGGCGTGATGTGGTATTACACCAAATGCTAAAATATGACTACATCGCTAAAGATAAATACGAAACAACCAAGGCGCAAGCCGTGATTTTAGATTACCAGTCCTTTAATCATGATTTAGGGACGGCCCCCTATTTTAGGGCGCAGGTAAAAAAGGAATTACAAATCATTTTAAAAGCGTATAAAAAACCGAATGGCGATTCCTATGACCTTTATAAAGACGGACTCATCATTCACACCACTTTAGATTACAGCATGCAGCTGCTTGCAGAAGCCTCCATGGGCGAGCATCTTACGGCGTTACAGAAAGCATATGAAGCGTCTTATGGCAAAAACGCACCTTGGGAAACAAATCAAACCCTAATCAATACCGCTACAAAAGCATTAGTTGTTTATAAAAAGTATAAAAAGTTGGGTTTAACCGAGGTTCAAATAGCAGATTCTCTAGCTGTTAAACGAGACATCGAGTTGTTTGAATGGGAGGGAAACATCACAAAACAAGCCTCGCCTATAGACAGCTTAAAGCATTATTTAAAGCTTTTAAATACGGGAATGCTTGCTATAGAGCCCAAAACAGGAGCGATTAGAACCTATATAGGCGGTATAGATTATCGTTATTTTAAGTACGATCATGTCTCACAAAGTGAACGGCAAGTAGGATCGACGTTTAAGCCCTTTGTTTATACAGCAGCCATTGAAAACGGAATGGAGCCCTGCACGTATTTTTCTCCTGCAGCGATAACGTATTCCAACTACAAAAATTGGACCCCTGAAAATTCTGGAACCGAAGAGGAAGATCCACATCTTAATTACAATCTTGAAAAGGCTTTGAGTGAATCACTAAATACGATCGCTGTTAAAGTGTTAGATGAGGTAGGCATCGCAAAGGTAATCGCACAAGCTAAGCAATTAGGCATCACTACAACATTACCTGAAGAACCTTCATTGGCTTTAGGTGTTGCTGAAATCAATATGAGTGAACTTGCCGGGGCTTATGCTAGTTATGTTAATAATAGCAAACCTGTTAAACCTTATTACATAACTAAAATTGAAGACAAAAACGGTAACGAAATCGTGACCTTTGAGCCAGAAATTGGGAAAGCGCAAGCCTATAGCGATTATACGAGACAAGTGCTTTTACAGTTTATGCAAGCTACAGTGAATACGGGTACCGCCTCCAGATTACGAAAAACGTACAATCTCAAAAATGAAATTGCAGGTAAAACGGGAACGACACAAGATAATAAAGATGGTTGGTTTGTGGGTATAACCCCTAATTTAGTGGTCGTTAATTGGGTAGGGAATGATAATTATGCTATTGGATTTAAAACGACAGGAATAGGGCAGGGCGCCAATTCAGCCTTACCTATTTTTGCTGGATTTTATCAAAAACTGAATGCAGAGGCCAAATATAATACCATTACTAAAGCGACGTTTGAAAAACCCTCAGCTGAAGTATTAGCAGATTTAGAATGTAGTAAAGAAAAAAGAGATGGGTTTTTAAAACGCTTGTTTGGGAATAAGAAGAAAGAACGGGAATTTGATGCAGAGGACTAA
- a CDS encoding endonuclease/exonuclease/phosphatase family protein produces MTLNFFKKKDISHTIAFYNIENLFDIYDDAFTRDDDLIPTAEKRWSIKRYQNKLRKIAYVIANIGKKDTQKHPVIVGLAEIENEAVLKDLVNTEHLAGLNYDFVHYNSPDERGIDVAFIYDTTVFKVAYSKTYTLELIDEFGVVDLTRDILLVSGLLEGLELHCIVNHWPSRRTGNAETEHKRIKASEKVTQIISEIKEKNPEAKIVIMGDFNDDPSSKSIKALELSHGLYNPMGTLLSQDRGTTSHRHEWNLFDQFLVTPNFFERKKNTLRYVNTNIFDEDFLKEMEGKYKGSPYRTYVGKRYKGGYSDHFPIYLILRK; encoded by the coding sequence TTGACACTAAACTTCTTTAAAAAGAAAGACATAAGCCATACGATAGCTTTCTATAATATTGAAAACCTGTTCGATATTTACGATGATGCATTCACTCGGGATGATGACCTTATTCCAACGGCTGAAAAACGTTGGAGCATTAAACGTTATCAAAATAAGCTTAGAAAAATAGCTTATGTTATTGCTAATATTGGTAAAAAAGACACTCAAAAGCACCCTGTAATTGTTGGCTTAGCCGAAATTGAAAATGAAGCGGTGCTGAAAGACTTAGTTAATACTGAGCATCTAGCCGGTTTGAACTATGATTTTGTGCACTACAATTCACCAGATGAACGCGGTATTGATGTCGCCTTCATCTACGACACCACTGTCTTTAAAGTCGCTTATTCTAAGACGTATACTCTAGAATTGATTGATGAATTTGGTGTTGTCGACTTAACCCGGGACATCCTATTAGTTAGTGGTTTACTTGAGGGCTTAGAGCTACATTGCATAGTAAACCATTGGCCTTCCAGACGTACCGGAAATGCTGAAACTGAACATAAAAGAATAAAAGCATCAGAAAAAGTTACTCAAATTATTTCGGAGATAAAAGAAAAAAACCCTGAAGCTAAAATTGTTATTATGGGAGATTTTAATGATGATCCCTCAAGTAAAAGTATTAAAGCCTTAGAACTAAGTCATGGTTTGTATAACCCAATGGGTACCTTATTATCTCAAGATAGAGGGACAACGAGCCACCGTCACGAATGGAATTTATTTGACCAGTTTTTAGTGACCCCTAATTTCTTTGAACGCAAAAAAAACACCTTGCGCTATGTGAATACAAACATATTTGATGAAGATTTTTTAAAGGAAATGGAAGGCAAATATAAAGGAAGCCCGTATAGAACCTATGTAGGCAAACGCTATAAAGGCGGTTATAGCGATCATTTTCCTATTTATTTAATTCTCAGAAAATAA
- a CDS encoding histidine kinase, whose product MFQLFLGFSQDYDIGTIKVNNNNFSVYLEKKLYLDDDGFLWYSTKDGVVKEMGNGKSFFFEYAFDKEKHDQVLITSKLFKSSKNKLWACTEKGLNCLDLKTATSKWIELKYPKTNLDVIFTDIAEDELGNIWLGTDKNFIYRITPNGNILYYKIESSEFPATDSNRYRNAQMELSMLLEDNSLVIHQDNQWIQFKNEQSKLLNIDESASSVLLPNGTLFDSNTSGVYTYKDEIYNYTYLKAIDRQVLNMPFSTTQYIPEKASKNFYHNLNFIATDENLLLGFKMKKNNNKHELILKDFIPFKHNITNAIYNPAGHFWLHNEDGLKKIKYNDVGFKKHIDYQDISCRGFTENAEGTIYVFTNQGLFEKNKGSKKFQPIDLDNIKDLKTYDYVKNNSYNFYNQNDDIFWFYGFHDSLIAFNIKAGTFETYPFPLSGVSIADAQIINGDVLMLASSKGLYAFSLKTKSFKNESILNDDIDLNNVAIKCITLSKDQKTLWIGTSGKNALIKQDLKTKRSAFFNTSSKLIPLIDNDVKIIYEDSANNLWIGTPNGLQYVNQNALLSINFNALKGFSNGNIAGILEGSKNIWVSTFNGLVKVDKKTQAVQTYYEVDGLMHNEFNAKSYFKSSDSLFYFGGIKGVTSFNPNDIAAKSKSYKIVLTDYQMYNEALEKNVSVRTLLDEGQTIKEFNIPYEQNYLTLNFSINDLFNAENNVYQYRIKELSEEWIDLENYSKLDLRGMNPGNYVIEIKGFSSNGNPTNTLKYSVHIEQIFYKELWFVSLNIFMIFSFISIRNNRRRKRVKKEFDLKGKIQALESKAVRAQMNPHFIFNTLNGMQSVMILKGERAANKYFTAFSKLLRLTLDMSNSEYVLLKNEITYLKSYLELENLRLDNKINIQFNVDPDLDIDNKSIPCMLFQPIIENAIIHGLSPKKEDLNLTINFKKHKNSLLAEVIDNGIGRSLAMKIKQKSQGNHKSWATHIMKERINISNSINKEKITWAIIDLKDETQNAQGTKVVMCIPLKENLWVEKTE is encoded by the coding sequence ATGTTTCAACTGTTTTTGGGTTTTAGCCAAGATTATGACATTGGTACTATAAAAGTAAATAACAATAATTTTAGTGTTTACTTAGAAAAAAAACTATACCTGGATGACGATGGTTTTTTATGGTACTCAACAAAAGATGGTGTTGTTAAAGAAATGGGCAATGGAAAATCGTTCTTTTTCGAGTACGCCTTTGATAAAGAAAAACACGATCAGGTTTTAATAACCTCAAAACTATTTAAATCTAGTAAAAACAAACTTTGGGCTTGCACAGAGAAAGGTCTCAATTGTTTAGATTTAAAGACGGCAACTTCAAAATGGATAGAATTAAAATACCCAAAAACCAATCTTGATGTCATTTTTACAGATATCGCTGAAGATGAATTGGGCAACATATGGTTAGGCACAGACAAAAACTTTATCTACCGTATTACACCAAATGGCAATATTTTATATTATAAAATAGAGTCTAGTGAATTCCCAGCAACAGATAGCAATAGATATCGAAATGCACAGATGGAACTCTCCATGCTATTAGAAGATAACTCACTAGTAATTCATCAAGATAACCAATGGATTCAATTTAAAAATGAACAATCAAAGTTATTAAACATTGACGAAAGTGCCTCAAGCGTTCTATTACCAAACGGTACTCTATTTGATTCCAACACGTCTGGGGTGTATACCTATAAAGATGAAATTTACAATTACACGTATCTTAAAGCCATAGATCGCCAAGTTTTAAATATGCCTTTTAGTACGACCCAGTACATTCCAGAAAAAGCTAGCAAAAACTTTTATCATAATCTAAACTTTATCGCCACGGATGAAAACCTGCTTTTGGGTTTTAAAATGAAAAAAAACAATAATAAGCATGAATTAATTTTAAAAGATTTCATCCCTTTTAAGCATAACATTACGAATGCAATTTATAATCCAGCGGGTCACTTCTGGTTACATAATGAAGATGGTTTAAAAAAAATAAAATATAACGATGTTGGTTTTAAAAAACACATAGATTACCAAGATATTAGTTGTAGAGGTTTTACAGAAAACGCCGAAGGCACCATTTATGTTTTTACAAATCAAGGGCTTTTTGAAAAAAATAAAGGATCAAAAAAATTTCAACCCATAGATTTAGATAATATTAAGGACTTAAAAACGTATGACTATGTAAAAAATAACTCTTATAATTTCTATAACCAGAATGACGACATATTTTGGTTCTATGGTTTTCATGATTCTTTAATTGCTTTTAATATTAAAGCAGGCACTTTTGAAACCTATCCTTTTCCCTTATCTGGAGTTTCCATTGCTGATGCACAAATTATAAATGGTGATGTTCTAATGCTTGCCTCCTCTAAAGGCCTGTACGCTTTCAGTTTAAAAACAAAAAGCTTTAAAAATGAAAGCATCTTGAATGACGACATTGATTTAAATAATGTAGCTATCAAATGTATTACCCTGTCTAAAGACCAAAAGACTTTATGGATTGGAACTTCTGGTAAAAACGCACTGATTAAGCAAGATTTAAAAACGAAACGCTCCGCATTCTTCAACACGTCTTCTAAATTAATCCCACTAATAGATAATGACGTTAAGATTATATATGAAGATTCTGCTAATAATTTATGGATTGGCACTCCAAATGGCTTACAGTATGTCAATCAGAACGCGCTTTTAAGTATCAATTTTAATGCATTAAAGGGCTTCTCAAACGGTAATATTGCTGGCATTTTAGAAGGCAGTAAAAATATTTGGGTAAGCACGTTTAATGGCTTAGTAAAAGTGGACAAAAAGACTCAGGCTGTACAAACGTACTATGAGGTCGATGGTTTGATGCATAACGAATTTAATGCCAAATCCTACTTTAAATCCAGTGACAGTCTATTCTACTTTGGTGGCATAAAAGGCGTTACTAGCTTTAATCCCAATGATATTGCTGCTAAGAGTAAAAGTTACAAGATTGTACTAACAGATTATCAAATGTATAATGAAGCATTGGAGAAAAATGTATCGGTTAGAACCCTATTAGATGAAGGTCAAACGATAAAAGAATTCAACATACCGTATGAACAAAATTACCTCACCTTAAATTTTAGTATTAATGACCTGTTTAATGCCGAAAATAATGTCTATCAGTACCGTATTAAAGAACTTTCTGAAGAGTGGATTGATTTAGAGAATTATTCGAAGTTAGATCTGCGAGGAATGAATCCAGGAAATTACGTTATAGAAATTAAGGGCTTTTCTTCTAACGGAAACCCAACGAACACATTAAAATATAGCGTTCACATCGAACAAATATTTTACAAAGAACTTTGGTTTGTAAGTTTAAATATATTTATGATTTTCAGTTTTATATCCATTAGAAATAATCGCCGCAGAAAACGAGTAAAAAAAGAATTTGACCTTAAAGGAAAAATTCAAGCCCTTGAATCTAAAGCCGTGCGTGCACAAATGAATCCTCATTTTATATTTAATACCTTAAATGGGATGCAAAGCGTCATGATTTTAAAAGGTGAGCGAGCAGCTAATAAATACTTTACCGCCTTTTCAAAATTGCTTCGCCTCACTTTAGACATGAGTAATAGTGAGTATGTTTTATTAAAGAATGAAATTACCTATTTAAAATCTTATTTAGAACTCGAAAATTTAAGATTAGATAACAAAATTAATATCCAGTTTAATGTTGATCCTGATTTGGATATTGACAACAAAAGTATTCCCTGTATGCTGTTTCAACCCATCATAGAAAATGCTATAATCCATGGTCTATCGCC
- a CDS encoding DUF2480 family protein gives MADEIINRVANSKLVTFNLEDFYPEGDRVLFDIKDWLMEGLVLREKAFRESVKNHDWSQYKNNYVALTCSTDAIVPAWAFMLLTVSLEPFVEKVVIGTLADLETSIYQDILATIDVASFKDMPVIIKGCSNKPVPVNAYTMLIKKLKPVVKSLMYGEACSSVPLYKR, from the coding sequence ATGGCAGATGAAATAATCAATCGCGTAGCGAATAGCAAATTAGTAACCTTTAATCTTGAGGATTTTTATCCTGAAGGAGATCGTGTCTTGTTTGATATTAAAGATTGGCTGATGGAAGGTTTGGTTTTACGTGAAAAAGCCTTTCGCGAGAGTGTAAAAAACCATGATTGGTCCCAATATAAAAACAACTATGTTGCTTTAACCTGCTCAACAGATGCTATTGTTCCAGCCTGGGCATTTATGCTGTTAACAGTAAGCTTGGAACCTTTTGTTGAAAAAGTGGTTATTGGAACCTTGGCCGATTTGGAAACCTCCATATATCAAGACATTTTAGCCACCATAGACGTGGCTTCATTTAAAGATATGCCTGTAATTATTAAAGGCTGTTCTAACAAGCCTGTACCGGTAAATGCGTATACTATGCTTATAAAAAAGCTAAAGCCTGTTGTAAAATCTTTAATGTATGGTGAAGCCTGCTCTTCTGTCCCCCTATACAAACGTTAA
- a CDS encoding ABC transporter ATP-binding protein, translating to MPRQTPKSLKDGNKTSLKKSFSALVFIPRFFKEIWNTNKKLFLLSAFCRLIGAVLPVIVLWIGKIIIDEIILQTKLENSDLSQLWTYVAIELGLIILSDLVSRAIQLTDGLLGDAYSIDSSVRIIKKTNQIDISLLEDSEFYDKLERARTQTTGRVGLMSNALGEVQSLISIATLVAGLIYFEPYLIILLVLSIIPSFINEIWFSQQQYSLARGWTAERRELDYLRYIGANDQTAKEIKLFGLTDFVVDRFKNLSQEYYELNKKLAVKRSALGFVFNVLGTLSYYGAYVFIIYRVISGVITLGELTFLSGAFNRLTRNLQDFFSKFTRISESALYLKDYFDFIDISVASKYVEDMPLPEKITLGFEFKDVTFSYPESDNEILKGISFKIKAGEKLAFVGQNGAGKTTLTKLLLRFYEPTTGEILLDGVNINRYNKAAYQALFGVIFQDFFKYEFTVKENIAIGDITQIDNQKKIEKAAELSLANEVVSELKRGYNQQLGKRFYKGQELSGGQWQKIALARAYMKDAKVMILDEPTSALDAKAESEVFERFIGLTEDKTSIIISHRFSTVRQANKILVLDEGRVLEMGTHDALMANQSLYAQLFQLQAEGYQ from the coding sequence ATGCCAAGACAGACACCAAAATCATTAAAAGACGGGAACAAAACCAGCTTAAAAAAGTCTTTTAGTGCATTGGTTTTCATTCCAAGATTCTTTAAAGAAATTTGGAATACCAATAAAAAACTCTTTTTACTCTCTGCTTTTTGTAGACTCATTGGTGCTGTTTTACCAGTCATCGTATTATGGATAGGTAAAATCATCATTGATGAAATCATATTACAAACCAAACTAGAAAATTCAGATTTATCTCAGCTGTGGACCTATGTTGCCATAGAATTGGGCTTGATTATTCTTTCAGATTTAGTAAGTAGAGCCATTCAACTTACCGATGGCCTACTAGGCGATGCTTATTCTATTGATAGCTCGGTAAGAATCATTAAAAAAACCAATCAGATAGATATTAGTCTACTCGAAGACTCCGAGTTTTACGACAAGCTAGAGCGTGCCAGGACCCAAACCACAGGAAGGGTTGGCTTAATGTCAAATGCCTTAGGCGAAGTGCAAAGTCTTATCTCCATTGCTACTTTAGTAGCCGGTTTAATCTATTTTGAACCTTATCTTATTATTTTACTGGTACTTAGTATTATCCCCTCTTTTATCAATGAAATTTGGTTTAGCCAACAGCAATACTCCTTAGCAAGAGGCTGGACGGCCGAGCGAAGAGAACTAGACTACCTTAGGTATATTGGTGCTAATGATCAAACGGCTAAAGAAATTAAACTCTTTGGACTCACAGATTTTGTTGTAGACCGTTTTAAAAACCTGTCTCAGGAATATTATGAGCTTAATAAAAAATTAGCGGTCAAGCGTTCTGCACTGGGCTTTGTATTTAATGTTCTTGGGACCCTAAGTTATTATGGTGCTTATGTGTTTATTATTTACAGAGTGATCTCTGGAGTCATTACTTTAGGGGAACTCACCTTCTTATCTGGTGCCTTTAATAGGCTAACACGAAACTTGCAGGACTTTTTTTCAAAGTTTACGCGTATCTCTGAAAGTGCTTTATATCTCAAGGACTATTTCGATTTTATCGATATTTCGGTCGCCTCTAAATATGTGGAAGACATGCCGCTTCCAGAAAAAATCACCCTTGGATTTGAGTTCAAAGACGTCACCTTTTCTTATCCCGAATCGGATAACGAAATTTTAAAAGGCATCAGCTTTAAAATTAAAGCCGGTGAAAAACTAGCCTTTGTAGGTCAAAATGGCGCTGGAAAAACCACCTTAACGAAGTTATTATTGCGCTTTTATGAACCTACCACCGGTGAAATTTTATTGGACGGCGTAAATATTAACCGCTATAATAAAGCAGCGTATCAAGCGCTTTTTGGCGTTATTTTTCAGGATTTCTTTAAATACGAATTCACCGTTAAAGAAAACATTGCCATTGGTGATATCACTCAAATAGACAATCAGAAGAAAATTGAAAAAGCTGCAGAATTAAGTTTAGCGAATGAGGTGGTTTCTGAATTGAAACGGGGATACAACCAACAATTAGGCAAGCGTTTTTATAAGGGGCAAGAATTATCTGGCGGTCAATGGCAAAAAATAGCCTTGGCTAGAGCCTATATGAAAGATGCTAAGGTGATGATCCTAGACGAACCCACCTCAGCATTAGATGCCAAAGCAGAAAGCGAGGTATTTGAGCGTTTTATAGGTCTAACCGAAGATAAAACAAGTATTATTATCTCCCATCGATTTAGCACCGTTAGGCAGGCCAATAAAATTCTTGTTCTTGATGAAGGCCGTGTTTTAGAAATGGGAACCCACGACGCACTAATGGCAAACCAATCGCTTTATGCCCAACTTTTTCAGTTACAAGCCGAAGGTTATCAATAA